A single Candidatus Obscuribacterales bacterium DNA region contains:
- a CDS encoding AtzE family amidohydrolase gives MIDLATADAIATAAAVRAQTVSAVDVVTASLDRIQAQDARLNCFTAVLADDAMAQAQAVDEAIAAGQDPGPLAGVPFAVKNLFDIAGLTTLAGSMIERDTPPAIQDATAIARLKQSGGILMGALNMDEYAYGFVTENTHYGNTRNPHDVDRVAGGSSGGSAASVAAGLVPLTLGSDTNGSIRVPASLCGIFGLKPTYGRLSRAGSFPFVASLDHIGPFARSVRDVAASFDAIQGPDPRDPVCSDRPPVTTLDQLHGDPDALRIAIADNYFAQGGLPEVFAALDQVASALGVTQRVTLPESSRARAAAYVITASEGGNLHMANLRRRAQDFDPATRDRLIAGAMVPSDWYIQAQRFRRWYQAQVAQVFQTVDVIMTPATPCPAPEIGQTRMVIDGVELVPRAHLGCFTQPISFIGLPALSVPVARPGALPIGVQLIAAPYQEAKLFQVAAALERQGVVASPVAS, from the coding sequence GATTGACCTCGCCACTGCCGATGCGATCGCCACTGCCGCCGCTGTGCGGGCCCAGACCGTCAGCGCCGTGGATGTCGTCACCGCCAGCCTCGATCGCATCCAGGCCCAGGATGCCCGACTAAATTGCTTCACGGCGGTTTTAGCCGACGATGCCATGGCCCAGGCCCAAGCGGTGGATGAAGCGATCGCTGCTGGACAAGACCCAGGGCCCTTGGCAGGTGTGCCCTTTGCGGTGAAAAACCTGTTTGACATCGCCGGTCTGACTACCCTAGCCGGTTCCATGATTGAGCGAGATACGCCCCCCGCCATCCAGGATGCCACAGCGATCGCCCGCCTCAAGCAATCCGGGGGCATCCTCATGGGGGCGCTGAACATGGACGAATATGCCTACGGGTTTGTCACGGAAAATACCCACTACGGCAACACCCGCAATCCCCATGATGTAGACCGAGTGGCAGGGGGCTCCTCCGGCGGCTCAGCGGCATCCGTAGCGGCGGGCTTGGTGCCCCTCACCCTGGGGTCAGATACCAACGGCTCGATTCGCGTTCCGGCGTCTCTTTGCGGCATTTTTGGCCTCAAGCCCACCTATGGCCGCCTGTCGCGGGCCGGGAGCTTCCCCTTTGTCGCCAGCTTGGATCACATCGGCCCCTTCGCCCGCTCCGTGCGTGACGTCGCCGCTAGCTTTGATGCCATACAGGGCCCTGACCCACGGGATCCGGTGTGCAGCGATCGCCCCCCCGTAACCACCCTCGATCAGCTGCATGGCGATCCCGATGCCCTGCGGATAGCGATCGCCGATAACTACTTTGCCCAAGGCGGCCTGCCCGAGGTGTTTGCCGCTCTAGACCAGGTGGCCAGCGCCCTCGGGGTCACTCAGCGAGTCACCCTGCCAGAATCGAGCCGGGCCCGGGCCGCTGCCTATGTGATCACGGCCAGCGAGGGCGGCAATCTTCACATGGCTAACCTCAGACGACGGGCCCAAGACTTCGACCCCGCCACCCGCGATCGCCTGATTGCCGGGGCGATGGTGCCTAGCGATTGGTATATTCAGGCGCAGCGATTCCGCCGTTGGTACCAGGCTCAGGTCGCTCAAGTATTCCAAACCGTAGACGTGATTATGACCCCTGCCACTCCCTGTCCTGCGCCGGAAATTGGCCAAACCCGCATGGTGATCGACGGCGTGGAGCTGGTGCCCCGTGCCCATCTCGGTTGCTTCACCCAGCCCATTTCCTTCATTGGTCTACCGGCGCTGTCGGTGCCGGTGGCCCGCCCCGGCGCACTACCCATCGGCGTCCAGCTCATTGCCGCGCCCTACCAAGAAGCGAAGCTCTTCCAAGTGGCGGCGGCCCTAGAACGGCAAGGTGTAGTGGCTAGCCCTGTGGCATCCTAG